The genomic segment ATATGTTCATTCCTTCATCAGCTAACTGTTGTGCAAGCACTTGAAGCTCATGTACCTGGTCCATTATGGGCCTAGAATCCACCATATGGTAGTTGAGAAACTCCCTTGTGGCGTGTTTCCCTGAGCCCACATTGTAGACTTTGTACTTGGTTTCTAGAAGATTCCAGAGAACCTTGGAGGTTAGTGCTTTGTTAAACACCTTGAACAGCTTTTCCTCCATGTGCACAAGGATGGCATTTTTGCACAAGTAGTCCGAGTGATGCCATGCATCAACACTTGCATTCGCATGCACGTCGTTGTTATCAAGAGGCAGTAACGGAGCATCCTCGGTGAGAAACTTCTGCAGGTTGAGTGTACACAAGAAGAAGTGCATCTTTTGTTGCCACGATTCAAAGTTTGTGCCATCAAACTTGTTGGGCGTCACTGCAGAGCTCGGGATGCTCGGTTTCAGCTCGGTCGGAAGGAGAGGAGCAGGTGGTGGACCATTCCCGGGTCGGGTTGTCGACTCACGAAGTTCCTCAGCAcctccgttgttgttgttgttttcaacACCGTTAGTCATCTGTtcataaaagacaaaaatatgtCAATATTTGtgaacaaatataattattaatcaatagttagcaattaaataattgaataattaaattaatttaatttgctaaaaattaattattttctgtaGATAGCTATTATAGTACGTTGCACTAAAGCTatcgtagaaaaaaaaattttgattgctCGAAAAAACTGTTTCACGAAACTACCACATGCATGGTCTTCATGGAAACTGTTTTTGAAATCTCGAGAATCTTGAAGCGTTTTTGCGAAACACACCCAAAGGCCTTCACATAAAACGTTCAAACATCGCTTACACTACGGCATTAATCGTTATCAACTGTTCGCGTCGTAAGATCCGTTTTAAACTATATGTAGAAAACGAATCTTTACTTTGGGTTAAGACTGTAGGACCGCGAAAATCCAAATATGAGATAACGATTATAACACCTATGTAAAACGATAGAAGAAAGGAGTAGAAGTAGATTCTCGGAGGCGAGATACGATCTCTTTCCTTAACCCAAAGTAGCTCCCGCAGTGTGGCGGTTTAGTGAGTACATGGATCCCAGGATACAATCGAGACGAGATCGTGTCACAACACTTGACTACGGACTCAAACGAACGTTGGCGCAAACGATACACTCTTGACGATAACACTTACGTTTTTgtagtgagagaaagaggagtgagagagagttggaTTTTGTTTCAGAGTGTTTTGCTTCTCCGCAAGCGTGAAGATAATGAAACGAGAGAGCTATGTATTTATATGGAGAGGAGGATGAGATGCTCTCCACAAAATCTGGGCTCGTGGACTGATATCTCGGGAAGTTGAGGAGTGGAGAGATGCGATCGAAGTCTCACACGTTGGCGAGATCTCCGGAGCGACTTATTCTTCCGTTTGAGTTGATAAGGCTtcgactttgtttgttttaaacacAACAAACTCGATTtgactttgcaaataaaattttgaatattataagcAACATACGTAACATGAAATGTAATATAAGTTGCAAATAAATTTACtccaaaatattaaaccaaGTCCGGTCCATGCAACGTAATTTCCTCATCCCATAATACTAGTTATAAGCTTTCAAGCTAACCACTTTGGAGATTAATTTCTCATTCATTATAACTTCGTTTTTGACAAGTAACTACACTATGTTATAGTGCTCATTACAAGGAATCCAAAGAGTCCTTAAACCGGTCATTCCGATGACGGACGTCACCGGACAAGTCACCGGAAAGTTGGCTAAAGCCATGTTGTCAAAAGTGTAGTTCCAACATTCTATTCCAttaattctcttcttttttttggcatttgTAGCTTTTATACTGAGAATGTGAATGTTTTGGGATTCAGATACTATCTTCACAATCACAAATGTTTGCCTTAAAACCTCTAGTTTGCGAGGTTTTGTAATATATTCGAAATGAATGTATCACAATTTTTCCCAAACTGAAATAGTTAAAATGGAACCGAATTCTcaaatgagaaacaaaacaaatactagTTCGGCCAAAAAAAAGTATCTGCAGGGTGGACAAGATGGAATGTTTGTCGTGTTATGCCCAAATTGTCTTGGAAATTTGACCATCAAACGGGTCTTCGTGTGCTGCTCTCTGCTTAACACTGTTGCTGCCATCTGCATGTGACgaataatttatctttttcattggttattgttttaaaaatcgttttaatttttatttgattgttcaTGACTTATTCAAACGGcatatgatttatgatttttatttgggCCAAAGCCCAGTTTATCTAAATCCGATCTCAAGTCAaatgaaaattccaaactttGAAccactttttcaaaaatagaataGACCACTGCCAGGCGCCAGATTTATATATCTACTAAAACTCAATGTTACCAAGAACGACTAATGTATGtatatactactactattactTATCTGCTACGCAAAGATTTATTTAAGAAACTGTAAGATACCAACAGAAGTAGGATGTGTAGGTTATCCACCGGCTTTCTCCCCAACTGTAATTAGATCCAACAAACTTTTGTATTGGTCATTCActgaaaaacaagttttaaagacattttgactcttttcttctctcaaatttttgatttttttccgcAAAGGCGGCGGCTTAAACCAAATATACATCATATATATCCCAATAACAGTTTTTAACtactaaataaatatgataaccaaaaaaattaaaatttgtatttaacCATGCATACTGAAAAGCAAAGACAAATGATGGGTAATCAAGTGATTTCGGTCTTATTAATCAGTCAATATCATATAAGGAATTCTAATGAATGTTATACATACATTTTGATAATATGACACTTTCAGTTTCTAAATTAGTGTGTTCTTCTACAAGGTGAGgaaaccaaatttaaaaaataaaccaaaaacaaaagaaaacaacagaCAAAGATATATAACAACCCAACACCAAACacattttaataaattcaaatCCAAGTGCTAAGTCTATACGTTATATAATGTTACTTCCCATTTGATCTTCCCTTCAAacctcttaaaaaaaaaaggcaaacacAAACATAGTTTCAAGATGGTGAACTTTGTTGAGGTACAAAAACCATTGTTATACGGTCTGATGAAACTAGCCGGCGTCGTTCCTTACAGTTTAGAGATCGAACCAGGGACCAAGATAAACTTTTGGGTCCCTAAGGAAACCCTAAAGAAGAAATCCGGTACGGGAAAACCAACCAAACCGGAGAAACCGAAAAAGCCTGCCGTCTTGTTAATCCATGGTTTCGCCGGCGAAGGGATCGTGACGTGGCAGTTCCAAGTCGGTGCACTATCCAAGAAATACTCGGTTTACATACCGGACCTCCTCTTTTTCGGTGGATCCTACTCCGAGAACCCGGACAGGTCTCCCGCGTTTCAAGCCGACTGTTTGGTCAAGGGGCTTCGTATCCTCGGCGTGGATGAGTTTGTCCCCGTAGGGTTTAGCTACGGAGGCATGGTGGCTTTTAAGATCGCTGAGGCTTACCCGGATATGGTTAGAGCAATCGTTGTGTCTGGTTCGATTCCCACAATGACCGATACCATTAATGAGTCGAGCTTGAACAGGTTAGGGTTTAGTTCTTCCACGGAACTCTTGTTACCGACTTCGGTTAAGGGACTTAAGGCTCTCTTCACCATTGCTGTGCATAAACCCTTGTGGTTCCCTAATCGTTTGTTCAAAGACTACATCGaggtaattaattatttattactgCCCAAATTTAATtcgattatttattttctttaaatagtAGATGATAGGGGATTGCATTAACTTGATGTTCCTTAACAATTAATTgcattttgtagttttttttttccattatgaaaaatatatttagtgtcGCAACTCACAAGGTATATATTATCATATGGATCACGTTGCCAAGAAAGAGTGATTGTGAGAGTTAGGTGGCACTCGCGAAGTTTATTTGCCTctttctttcaagtttcaaatctCTTTTGGCGCCTACACAAATTTCTTTCAAGTATATTTGTGGATTGATGCTGctaattttatttatccattattattcatagatagTAGGGTTTCGTAGattcttttcaaatttaaatatagtgtTGGTGGGATATAAATTGGAttctcaaatttataatataaagctACTATTTTCTGATAcctttaaatttaataaacctCTTCAGAGAATAAACCAACTCTATTCGTGTTTATAAACTAATGCTTACTCTGTATGTCTTTAGAAACAgagttaaaaaatcaaaaaaaaaaaatcagaattacttaatatttttcacGTTCCTTATAAATTCTTCATCATTTGAAAATGTGTTCGTGCTTTAGCATTCTGTTCATTCGAGCTAATTCGTTCGCTAAACATTATCTAGAATCAGTGACGAAAAAATAGAGTATACATAAATCTACATGTATTAcaggtaatataaaaaataattttttatacagAATATGTGGTTAGGTTAGCTATAATTTGTTCAGCTACTCTCAACTATATCTCGTATTTATATTTGGTAGCaatattttatttgtcaacCGAGGATTTATTAACTAGatttatattacatatttattcattttaagaCTTTTGTTGGATAAAGAAGTATTTATTATGTTCTGGTTCTAAATTCTGTTTTACTGGTGAAATTGGTAGATAATGTTCAACAACAGGAAAGAAAGAGCTGAACTGTTAGAGGCTGTTGTGGTCAGCAACAAGGACGCGAAAATCCCTCTTTTCCCACGGGTACGTATGAACAAGTATCCACATCCGAAAGAATTATTATTGTCTATCGATATCACATTTACACAAACAATTCTATcaatcttattattatattacatgtGCAATTATCATTTAGACTATATAATAACATTCCATGTCTGCATGCAGAAAATACATTTCTTGTGGGGTGAAAGTGATCGAATCTTTGACCTTGAATTGGCTAAAAACATGAAAGAGTGAGTTTGAAGATCATAAAACTTTACAATTACTGCCACATGCCCACAtctgaaatgattttttttatttctccttttttttcttctaattttggTCATCGTTGATTTTTCAGACAACTAGGTGAGAAGGCATCAATAGAGAGTATAAAGAAGGCAGGCCACTTGGTACATTTGGAAAGACCTTGTGTTTACAACAGGCGTCTCAAAAAGTTTCTCGCATCCATTCACTATGAAGATTAATAATCTCTtcagtaaattaaattatatttgatcTTAATATATATGGATCATTTGTATCAAGATTGAATAAGCGTTTCTTTATATCCAGATTAAGAAACATCTCAAGTTTAAATCAGAATCTGCTTTTGAAACTAATACAAGTAACTCCATcattcttatatatacatatatattacacatatatatataagaaaatttatttcacAAACGAAGATTAGATATCTAAAACCATACTTTTAACTTTTACCCTAGACGTACATATAACTTCTCCGCTTCTACAGCTCGGCACTACGGTCTCTCACATATGTACCGTACTCTCCAGCAGCAtcagaagccttctcctttgcACTCTCATAAGcttcttttgtcttctctgACATTGAATCCTTAGCTGCACCATACCTTTCCCCAACCTTACGCAAGGCCTCCTCGAATCTTTCGTCTGCTTCGCTCCTTGATCCGTATGCGTCCGCTGTTTTGTCTCTAACATCTTGAGCTTTATCTGATGCCATGTCTTTGGCATTCTTAGACCCTTCTTTGAATCTTTCGTATGATTCATCAGCATTATCTTTAGCTTCATTACTCTTATCGGTAGCCATCCTAATCACATCTTCCGCTTTGTCATAGGCAACGTCTTTTAC from the Camelina sativa cultivar DH55 chromosome 12, Cs, whole genome shotgun sequence genome contains:
- the LOC104729522 gene encoding epoxide hydrolase 4-like, which translates into the protein MVNFVEVQKPLLYGLMKLAGVVPYSLEIEPGTKINFWVPKETLKKKSGTGKPTKPEKPKKPAVLLIHGFAGEGIVTWQFQVGALSKKYSVYIPDLLFFGGSYSENPDRSPAFQADCLVKGLRILGVDEFVPVGFSYGGMVAFKIAEAYPDMVRAIVVSGSIPTMTDTINESSLNRLGFSSSTELLLPTSVKGLKALFTIAVHKPLWFPNRLFKDYIEIMFNNRKERAELLEAVVVSNKDAKIPLFPRKIHFLWGESDRIFDLELAKNMKEQLGEKASIESIKKAGHLVHLERPCVYNRRLKKFLASIHYED